Proteins co-encoded in one Pseudomonas fluorescens genomic window:
- the minD gene encoding septum site-determining protein MinD encodes MAKILVVTSGKGGVGKTTTSAAIGTGLALRGHKTVIVDFDVGLRNLDLIMGCERRVVYDFVNVVNGEANLQQALIKDKRLENLYVLAASQTRDKDALTVEGVEKVLMELKEQFEFVVCDSPAGIEKGAHLAMYFADEAIVVTNPEVSSVRDSDRMLGLLASKSRRAERGEDPIKEHLLITRYHPERVEKGEMLGVEDVKEILSVTLLGVIPESQAVLKASNQGVPVILDDQSDAGQAYSDTVDRLLGKDKAHRFLDVEKKGFFERLFGGR; translated from the coding sequence TTGGCCAAGATTCTCGTGGTTACATCCGGCAAGGGTGGTGTGGGTAAGACCACCACCAGCGCCGCTATCGGTACCGGCCTCGCTCTGCGCGGCCACAAAACAGTGATCGTCGACTTCGACGTGGGCTTGCGAAACCTTGACCTGATCATGGGTTGCGAGCGCCGCGTGGTGTATGACTTCGTCAACGTGGTCAACGGCGAAGCCAACCTGCAGCAGGCCCTGATCAAAGACAAGCGCCTGGAAAACCTCTATGTGCTGGCCGCCAGCCAGACCCGCGACAAAGACGCGCTGACCGTCGAAGGCGTGGAAAAAGTCCTGATGGAGCTCAAGGAACAATTCGAGTTCGTGGTCTGCGACTCCCCGGCGGGCATCGAGAAAGGCGCCCACCTGGCCATGTACTTCGCTGACGAAGCGATCGTCGTGACCAACCCGGAAGTGTCTTCGGTACGTGACTCGGACCGCATGCTCGGCCTGCTGGCCAGCAAATCCCGTCGCGCCGAACGTGGCGAAGACCCGATCAAGGAACACCTGCTGATCACCCGCTACCACCCGGAGCGCGTTGAAAAGGGCGAAATGCTCGGCGTCGAAGACGTCAAGGAAATCCTCTCGGTGACCCTGCTGGGCGTGATCCCGGAATCCCAGGCGGTGCTCAAGGCTTCCAACCAGGGCGTCCCGGTCATCCTCGACGACCAGAGCGATGCCGGCCAGGCCTACAGCGATACCGTCGACCGCCTGCTGGGCAAAGACAAAGCACACCGGTTCCTCGATGTCGAGAAGAAGGGATTCTTCGAGCGCCTGTTTGGAGGTAGGTAA
- the minC gene encoding septum site-determining protein MinC, whose amino-acid sequence MSQNESPDQDPVFQLKGSMLAITVLELARNDLDSLDRQLAAKVAQAPNFFSNAPLVLALDKLPPSEGAVDLPGLMRVCRQHGLRTLAIRASRIEDIAAAIAIDIPVLPPSGARERPLETAEPVAPKKPEKPPEPTVKPTRIITTPVRGGQQIYAQGGDLVVVSSVSPGAELLADGNIHVYGPMRGRALAGVKGDTKARIFCQQLSAELISIAGHYKVSEDLRRDPMWGSGVQVSLSGDVLNIIRL is encoded by the coding sequence ATGAGCCAAAACGAATCGCCAGACCAAGATCCCGTGTTCCAGCTGAAGGGCAGCATGCTCGCCATTACCGTGCTGGAATTGGCCCGCAACGACCTCGACAGCCTCGATCGGCAACTGGCCGCCAAAGTCGCCCAGGCACCGAATTTCTTCAGCAACGCACCGCTGGTTCTGGCGCTGGACAAACTGCCGCCAAGTGAAGGCGCTGTCGACCTGCCGGGACTGATGCGCGTGTGCCGCCAGCACGGCCTGCGCACCCTGGCGATCCGCGCCAGCCGCATCGAAGACATCGCCGCCGCCATCGCCATCGACATCCCGGTACTGCCGCCGTCCGGCGCCCGTGAGCGACCGCTGGAAACCGCTGAGCCTGTTGCTCCGAAGAAGCCGGAAAAGCCGCCGGAGCCGACCGTCAAACCGACCCGCATCATCACTACGCCAGTACGTGGTGGCCAACAGATCTATGCCCAAGGTGGCGATCTGGTGGTGGTGTCGTCGGTCAGCCCGGGGGCGGAACTTCTCGCCGATGGCAACATCCATGTATACGGCCCGATGCGCGGTCGTGCGCTGGCCGGGGTCAAGGGCGACACCAAGGCGCGGATTTTCTGTCAGCAATTGAGCGCTGAACTGATCTCCATCGCAGGCCACTACAAGGTTTCCGAGGACCTGCGTCGCGATCCGATGTGGGGTTCGGGTGTACAGGTCAGCCTGTCGGGCGACGTGTTGAACATCATTCGGCTTTAA
- a CDS encoding lipid A biosynthesis lauroyl acyltransferase — protein MDRPRFRKAFLAPRFWPLWCGLGLLWLTVQLPYPALLAIGRFLGALMYRFASDRRRIAKRNLELCFPEKSAAERKRLLKENFASTGIAFFEMAMSWWWSRQRLAKLAHVEGLEHLQKAQREGKGVILMAVHFTTLEIGAALLGQQHTIDGMYREHKNPLFDFVQRQGRERHNLDSLAVERDDVRGMLKLLRSGRAIWYAPDQDYGAKQSIFVPLFGIQAATVTATSKFARLGKALVVPFTQERLADGSGYRLVIHPPLEGFPGETEEADCIRINQWVEGVLRDCPEQYLWAHRRFKSRPPGEPKLYAKRR, from the coding sequence ATGGATCGCCCGCGTTTTCGAAAAGCATTTCTTGCTCCACGCTTCTGGCCGCTCTGGTGCGGCCTGGGGCTGTTGTGGCTGACGGTGCAGTTGCCCTATCCGGCATTGCTGGCCATCGGTCGTTTTCTCGGTGCCCTGATGTATCGCTTCGCAAGCGACCGGCGGCGTATCGCCAAGCGCAATCTGGAACTGTGTTTCCCGGAAAAATCCGCCGCCGAGCGCAAACGCCTGCTCAAGGAAAACTTCGCCTCCACCGGCATCGCGTTCTTTGAAATGGCGATGAGCTGGTGGTGGTCCCGTCAGCGTCTGGCGAAACTGGCCCATGTCGAAGGCCTCGAGCACCTGCAAAAGGCCCAGCGCGAAGGCAAGGGCGTGATTCTGATGGCAGTGCATTTCACGACACTGGAAATCGGCGCGGCGCTGCTCGGCCAGCAGCACACCATCGATGGTATGTACCGCGAGCACAAGAACCCGTTGTTCGACTTCGTTCAGCGTCAGGGCCGTGAGCGGCACAATCTCGATTCGCTGGCGGTGGAGCGCGACGATGTCCGCGGCATGCTCAAGCTGCTGCGTTCCGGGCGTGCGATCTGGTACGCGCCGGATCAGGACTACGGCGCCAAGCAAAGCATCTTCGTGCCGTTGTTCGGCATTCAGGCCGCAACCGTCACCGCCACCAGCAAGTTCGCCCGGCTGGGCAAGGCCCTGGTGGTGCCGTTCACCCAGGAGCGTCTGGCGGACGGCAGCGGCTATCGTCTGGTGATCCATCCGCCGCTGGAAGGGTTTCCGGGCGAAACCGAAGAAGCCGACTGCATCCGCATCAACCAGTGGGTGGAAGGTGTGCTACGCGATTGCCCGGAGCAATACCTGTGGGCGCACCGGCGTTTCAAGAGCCGTCCGCCGGGCGAGCCTAAGCTGTACGCCAAACGTCGTTGA
- a CDS encoding patatin-like phospholipase family protein, whose amino-acid sequence MSPAEPVTGLILSGGGARAAYQVGVLAAIAELLPLGADNPFPVIVGTSAGAINAVSLASGATDFRAAIERLTLFWQGFRSHRVLRSDWPGVIHQASRFVSHSLLGMGRQVPVALLNSSPLRHLLNEKLHMPGIAESIARKQLHAVAVTAFGYESGQAVTFYQGGGTIDSWLRHRRIGVPTQLSVEHLLASSAIPLLFAPVKIGDEYFGDGAVRQSAPISPALHLGASRVLVVGVSGNPRGFDPAHPLERTYTGKQPTLAQIGGHMLNSTFIDSLESDIELLQRLNQFSHLMPDGTPTRALGVAPVDVLVISPSQPIDEIAARHRQELPAALRLFLRGPGATKTSGAGVLSYLLFEAGYCSELIDLGRRDALAKRDELCRFLGITAALAPA is encoded by the coding sequence ATGAGCCCAGCTGAACCGGTCACAGGTTTGATTCTTTCCGGCGGCGGGGCTCGGGCGGCGTATCAGGTGGGGGTGCTGGCGGCAATTGCCGAACTGCTGCCGCTGGGCGCGGACAATCCGTTCCCGGTGATCGTCGGCACATCGGCCGGGGCGATCAACGCGGTCAGCCTGGCCAGCGGTGCGACCGATTTTCGCGCGGCCATCGAGCGTCTGACGCTGTTCTGGCAAGGCTTTCGCAGCCATCGCGTGTTGCGCAGCGACTGGCCGGGGGTGATCCACCAGGCCAGTCGTTTTGTCAGCCACAGCCTGTTGGGCATGGGCAGGCAAGTGCCGGTAGCACTGCTCAACAGTTCGCCGCTGCGCCATCTGCTCAATGAAAAACTGCACATGCCCGGCATCGCCGAGTCCATCGCGCGCAAGCAATTGCACGCGGTGGCGGTAACAGCGTTCGGCTACGAGTCGGGGCAGGCGGTGACCTTCTATCAGGGCGGCGGGACCATCGATTCCTGGCTGCGTCACCGGCGCATCGGTGTGCCGACGCAGTTGTCGGTGGAACACTTGCTGGCCAGTTCGGCGATCCCGCTGTTGTTCGCGCCAGTGAAGATTGGCGATGAATATTTCGGCGATGGCGCGGTGCGGCAATCGGCGCCGATCAGCCCGGCACTGCATCTGGGTGCGAGCCGGGTGCTGGTGGTGGGCGTCAGCGGCAACCCTCGGGGGTTCGATCCGGCACATCCGCTTGAGCGCACTTACACGGGAAAGCAGCCGACACTGGCGCAGATCGGCGGGCACATGCTCAACAGTACCTTCATTGACAGCCTGGAAAGCGATATCGAGCTGCTTCAGCGTCTGAACCAGTTCAGTCACCTGATGCCCGACGGAACGCCGACCCGCGCGCTGGGCGTAGCGCCGGTGGACGTTCTGGTGATTTCGCCGAGCCAGCCGATCGATGAAATCGCGGCGCGGCATCGACAGGAGCTGCCAGCGGCGTTGCGGCTGTTCTTGCGCGGTCCGGGGGCGACCAAGACCAGTGGGGCAGGGGTATTGAGTTACTTGCTGTTCGAGGCCGGGTATTGCAGCGAACTGATCGACCTTGGGCGACGCGATGCCTTGGCCAAGCGCGATGAGCTGTGCCGGTTTTTGGGGATAACCGCGGCGTTGGCTCCCGCTTGA
- a CDS encoding outer membrane protein OmpK: MKRMSTSLMLAGTMLAGGQAMADGLLQWQNNSLTYLYGKDFQVNPRIQQTVTFEHADAWKYGDNFLFVDKIFYNGKDDGGVGSNTYYGEISPRLSFGKIFDQKLAFGPVTDVLLAMTYEFGEGDTESYLIGPGFDLAIPGFDYFQLNFYQRHTEGSRAGDNVWQITPVWSYTIPVGDSNILIDGFMDWVVDNDSNSKGDYHANLHFNPQVKYDLGKALSIGEKQLYVGVEYDYWSDKYGIKDSQYFKTDQSTTSFLVKFHF, translated from the coding sequence ATGAAACGTATGAGCACCAGCCTGATGCTTGCGGGAACCATGCTGGCGGGGGGCCAGGCCATGGCCGACGGCCTGCTGCAATGGCAGAACAACAGCCTGACCTACCTCTATGGCAAGGATTTCCAGGTCAACCCGCGCATTCAGCAGACCGTCACCTTCGAACACGCCGATGCCTGGAAGTACGGCGACAACTTCCTGTTCGTCGACAAGATCTTCTACAACGGCAAGGATGACGGCGGTGTCGGCTCGAACACTTACTACGGCGAAATCAGCCCGCGTCTGTCGTTCGGCAAGATATTCGACCAGAAACTGGCTTTCGGTCCGGTCACCGACGTGTTGCTGGCCATGACTTACGAGTTCGGTGAGGGTGATACCGAGTCGTACCTGATCGGTCCAGGCTTTGACCTGGCGATCCCGGGCTTCGACTACTTCCAGCTGAACTTCTATCAGCGCCACACCGAAGGCTCCCGCGCCGGAGACAACGTCTGGCAGATCACCCCGGTCTGGTCCTATACGATTCCGGTCGGCGACTCGAACATCCTGATCGACGGGTTCATGGACTGGGTGGTCGACAACGACTCCAACTCCAAAGGCGATTACCACGCCAACCTGCACTTCAACCCACAGGTCAAATACGACCTGGGCAAGGCGCTGAGCATTGGCGAGAAGCAGTTGTATGTGGGTGTTGAGTACGACTACTGGTCGGACAAGTACGGGATCAAGGACAGCCAGTATTTCAAGACCGATCAGAGCACCACGAGCTTCCTGGTGAAGTTCCACTTCTGA
- a CDS encoding outer membrane protein OmpK: MIRTQTNVLLSGGLLAASQAMAGDLLLWQTNSLSYLYGKNFAINPSIQQTVTFEHADKWKYGDNFLFVDKIFYNDQEDRNKGPHAFYGEFSPRLSFGKIFDKKLEFGPIKDLLLAMTYEYGEGESEAYLIGPGFDLKVPGFNYFTLNFYRRQTEGPRPGDGVWQITPGWSYSIPVGNSDLLIDGYLDWVVDNDKNSRGTYHANLHINPQIKYDLGKALGWSQKQVYVGTEYSYWKNKYGVESTHRLDTNQNTASLLVKVHF; this comes from the coding sequence ATGATCCGGACTCAAACCAACGTGTTGTTGAGCGGCGGCCTGCTGGCCGCCTCGCAAGCCATGGCCGGCGATTTATTGCTGTGGCAGACGAACAGCCTGAGCTACCTCTACGGCAAGAACTTCGCGATCAACCCGTCGATCCAGCAGACGGTGACGTTCGAGCACGCCGACAAGTGGAAGTACGGCGACAACTTCCTGTTCGTCGACAAGATCTTCTACAACGACCAGGAAGACCGCAACAAAGGCCCCCACGCCTTCTACGGCGAATTCAGCCCGCGCCTGTCGTTCGGCAAGATCTTCGACAAGAAGCTGGAGTTCGGCCCGATCAAGGACCTGCTGCTGGCGATGACCTACGAATACGGCGAAGGCGAGAGCGAGGCCTATCTGATCGGCCCCGGTTTCGACCTGAAAGTGCCGGGCTTCAACTATTTCACCCTGAATTTCTACCGCCGCCAGACCGAAGGCCCGCGCCCGGGCGATGGTGTCTGGCAGATCACCCCGGGCTGGTCCTACAGCATTCCCGTGGGCAATTCCGATTTGTTGATCGATGGCTACCTCGACTGGGTGGTCGACAACGACAAGAACTCGCGCGGCACCTATCACGCCAACCTGCACATCAACCCACAGATCAAATACGACCTGGGCAAAGCCCTCGGCTGGAGCCAGAAGCAGGTGTACGTCGGCACCGAATACAGCTACTGGAAGAACAAATACGGCGTCGAAAGCACCCACCGTTTAGACACCAACCAAAACACCGCCAGCCTGCTGGTGAAGGTGCACTTCTAA